Genomic segment of Paenibacillus polymyxa:
TCATATCAGGTGTCGCAACGCAGACGTCGAATTCGAACCAGCCTTGTTGGATTTTGTTGATCATATCTTGATCGCCAACAAAATCAGCGCCAGCCGCTTCCGCTTCTTTCACTTTGTCACCTTTTGCAAATACCAGAACGCGTTGTGTTTTACCCGTACCATGCGGCAGGACAACAACACCACGAACAGCCTGGTCTTGTTTACGGGAATCTACGCCCAGACGAACTGCTGCTTCAACGGTTTCGTCGAATTTAGCAGTCGCAGCCTTTTTCACCAGTTCAACGGCTTCTAAAGGCTCGTAAGTTGCTTCGCTGTCAATCAGCTTAGCAGCTTCCAGGTACTTCTTACCATGTTTAGCCATAATGTTTTCCTCCTTATGTGGTATTAGCGGATATTCCTCCCACACTTGCCGGACAGTCAAACTGCCGGCACACGAAGATTAATAAAATTAATCTACGATGGTGATACCCATGCTGCGAGCAGTACCTTCAACCATACGCATTGCCGATTCTACGGAAGCTGCGTTAAGGTCAGGCATTTTTTGCTCTGCAATTTGACGAACAGCAGCGCGATTTACAGTTGCAACTTTCGTTTTATTCGGTTCACCGGAACCTTTTTCGATTTTAGCAGCAACTTTCAACAGAACAGCAGCCGGTGGAGTTTTGGTGATGAACGTAAAAGAACGATCCTCAAATACCGAAATTTCAACCGGAATAATCAGGCCTGCTTGATCAGCAGTACGAGCATTGAACTCTTTACAGAATGCCATGATGTTGACACCTGCTTGACCCAAAGCTGGACCTACTGGAGGCGCTGGATTAGCTTTCCCTGCAGGAATCTGCAGTTTTACCATTTTAATTACCTTTTTTGCCATGGATGACACCTCCTTGACTCAATAGTGGTAGACGGACCTATCGATCCTCCCACAAGAAACCTGTAAGAAAAATCTATATTTTCTCCACTTGAGTATAATCCAACTCAAGCGGGGTTTCCCGTCCAAACATGTTGACGTGAACCTTAAGCTTGCTCTTCTCAACCAAAATTTCTTCCACGGAGCCCACAAAATTCGCAAAAGGACCAACTTTAATTCGCACGGATTCCTTAACATCGAATTCAATCTTCGGTTTCGGCTCTACCATGCCCATATGCTTCAGAATCTGTTCAACTTCTTCTGGAAGCAATGGCGTCGGTTTGGAACCCGAGCCTGTCGACCCTACAAATCCCGTAACACCTGGTGTATTGCGTACAACATACCAAGAGTCGTCGGTTTGGACCATTTCGACTAAGACATAACCAGGGTAGACTTTACGCATAACGGTTTTTTTCTTACCGTCCTTGGTTACCAGTTCTTCTTCCATAGGAACAAGAACACGGAATATCTTGTCTTCCATGCCCATGGACTCAACGCGTTTTTCCAAATTGGCTTTGACTTTGTTCTCATACCCTGAATAGGTATGAACGACGTACCATCTTTTTTCCATATCAAGCCACCTGGAACCCTTCCTAGATAATCGCTTCGATCACAGCGGAAATGCCGATATCGAGAACCCAAAAATAAATCGTGACGAACGCAATTGTCCCTATGACAATCAACGTATAGTTGGTCAGTTCTTTACGATTGGGCCAGCGAACCTTCTTGAGTTCAGCCCAGCTTTCAGAGAAAAAGGAAAACAGAGACTTGAAACTGCGTTTCACGCCGACTACACCTCCAAAAACTATCTGGTTTCCCGATGAGAAGTCTGTTCGTTACAGGACTTACAGAATTTCTTCATCTCCATGCGGTCGGGGTGATTACGCTTGTTTTTCGTCGTTGTGTAATTTCTTTGTTTGCATGTTGTACAAGCCAAAGTAATAATTACCCGCATGATGTGCACCTCCCGAAGACATCCAACACCGGAAGTCTCATAATTGATCCTAAAAAAAACCGCGAATTTAGGCCTACCTAAAACACTTTATCACACGGGGTTTTCCATGTCAACGAATGTTTGCATACAATTCGTAGTCCCGGCTGTGGTGCATTTTAACATCTGTGCATCCTTTAAAACTGTTCTCTGAAAAGCTGCTTCAAAAATCAAGGCGATATCTATTATTCATCTTTTTTAGTATAAATCATTTGTAACACTTATAAACCTGCATAGCCTACCTATAACGAATAAAAAAAGACTCGGACTCGAGCCTTTTCCCTGTCAGCCTCTACTTTCAACTATCTCTTACTTCCAGATACTTTTCAAGTTTACGCTTGACCCGTTGCAGCGCGTTATCAATGGATTTCACATGGCGGTCAAGATCCTCTGCAATCTCCTGATACGAACGTCCGTCCAGATACAACATAAGTACCTTGCGTTCCAGCTCGCTCAGAATCTCGGACATCTTGTCCTCAAGGCCCACAAACTCTTCCTGATTGATTATCAGCTCTTCAGGGTCACTTACTTGTGTTCCGCAAATCACATCGAGCAACGTGCGGTCTGACTCTTCATCATAGATGGGTTTGTCCAGAGATACGTAAGAGTTCAGAGGAATGTGCTTTTGTCGTGTAGCCGTCTTAATTGCCGTAATAATCTGTCGTGTAATGCACAACTCGGCGAAAGCCTTGAACGAAGCAAGCTTGTCTCCCTTAAAATCACGAATGGATTTGTAGAGACCAATCATGCCCTCCTGAATAATATCCTCGCGATCAGCACCAATCAAGAAGTAGGATCTGGCCTTGGCCCGTACAAAGTTCCGGTATTTGTTAATCAGAAACTCCAGCGCTTCCCCATCACCTTCATGGACTGCTCCGACAATGTCTTCATCATTTTTGTAATCAAACTTTGACAACATGATATCCTTGAGGTCCACACTCACTAACAATCCCTCCGGCTGCAACGCAAGGTACCCGTTACTCTCTCAAATATACGACAAGTATACGCGATGTAACCTGATACCGTCAACCACAACAACCTAAAAAAGAAGAGCGCTAACAAAATTGTCAATGGTTTCAAAATGGAGGAGTCCCCAATTATTGGTTTATTCTCTTCTCCATCGTTCAAACAACTTTCGAAGCTCCGGACTCAGTTTGGCATCTAGCGAGTTACGGGACAATTTGGCACTATCCTGCTGGATTC
This window contains:
- the rplA gene encoding 50S ribosomal protein L1, which codes for MAKHGKKYLEAAKLIDSEATYEPLEAVELVKKAATAKFDETVEAAVRLGVDSRKQDQAVRGVVVLPHGTGKTQRVLVFAKGDKVKEAEAAGADFVGDQDMINKIQQGWFEFDVCVATPDMMSEVGKLGRLLGGKGLMPNPKAGTVTFDVAKAVQEIKAGKIEYRLDKAGQIHAPIGKASFSAEQLNENLKALVEALNRAKPAAAKGVYLKNIAISSTMGPSARVNASVYR
- the rplK gene encoding 50S ribosomal protein L11, with product MAKKVIKMVKLQIPAGKANPAPPVGPALGQAGVNIMAFCKEFNARTADQAGLIIPVEISVFEDRSFTFITKTPPAAVLLKVAAKIEKGSGEPNKTKVATVNRAAVRQIAEQKMPDLNAASVESAMRMVEGTARSMGITIVD
- the nusG gene encoding transcription termination/antitermination protein NusG, with product MEKRWYVVHTYSGYENKVKANLEKRVESMGMEDKIFRVLVPMEEELVTKDGKKKTVMRKVYPGYVLVEMVQTDDSWYVVRNTPGVTGFVGSTGSGSKPTPLLPEEVEQILKHMGMVEPKPKIEFDVKESVRIKVGPFANFVGSVEEILVEKSKLKVHVNMFGRETPLELDYTQVEKI
- the secE gene encoding preprotein translocase subunit SecE; amino-acid sequence: MKRSFKSLFSFFSESWAELKKVRWPNRKELTNYTLIVIGTIAFVTIYFWVLDIGISAVIEAII
- the rpmG gene encoding 50S ribosomal protein L33 — its product is MRVIITLACTTCKQRNYTTTKNKRNHPDRMEMKKFCKSCNEQTSHRETR
- the sigH gene encoding RNA polymerase sporulation sigma factor SigH gives rise to the protein MSVDLKDIMLSKFDYKNDEDIVGAVHEGDGEALEFLINKYRNFVRAKARSYFLIGADREDIIQEGMIGLYKSIRDFKGDKLASFKAFAELCITRQIITAIKTATRQKHIPLNSYVSLDKPIYDEESDRTLLDVICGTQVSDPEELIINQEEFVGLEDKMSEILSELERKVLMLYLDGRSYQEIAEDLDRHVKSIDNALQRVKRKLEKYLEVRDS